TGCTTGCTAATTTCGTTGTCCCTTTAAAGCCTAGAAATTATTCATCTCCTGAAGACACCAGTGCCCTTGGCTCAGTCCTGCTAAGCCTGCCTCTTCCTGAGGGAGAGGGTGGCATCTCGCCTAGGATGTGTTCTCCAAACCTCAGGGTAGCCCGGGCCCCATCGCGTGGATCTGGCCCCTCAGGGGAAAGATGACACTCTTTTGGCTCTAGCCCGGGTAGCCTGGGAAGCCTTGTTCCACAATGGTTTTACAAAGTGACTCACAGGCTGCCTTGACCACCCTATCTGGGGAAGCCAGGGCTGCCATGTATGGTCTTTGCTCGGTGCCAGCCACCTCTCCGAGTCACTCGGTGTTCCTCGCCAGGACAGCCTGAGTCATACAGCTCAGCACATTCCTTAGGCGTTGGATCGTCTTTCCTTGTTATTACTTTGCCTTTGTTTTACGCAGCACctggtttcattttaaaatcccaAATAAAAGCACCCTgctagggtgggggtgggaagagaacagaagaaaagcaaggaaagcaagagagggagggccctgggctggtggtgggGACAGAGGAAAGGGCTGAAGCCCCACTTAGTGGGAAGTTCAGGGGAGGAACAGGACCGCCACAAATTAATCCCTTTTGACCAGAGTCCTTTTAGCCTGAAAGTACCTGGCGACCAGGACTCCTCCCACTCACTCCTAACGTTAGGCCACAGTACTGCCAGTACTTTCCTCACAGGTCATGTGACCCTTCCAAGGCCCTCCATTTTCCAGTCTCCTCAGTAAACTGACTAATCTTTAATGAACCCGAAGGAACTTTCCAGATACAGCGCACTATGATTCGGTAAATCGGGTCTGCCTCCTTTATCTTGTACTATAAACCCTGACTCGTTGTGTGAGACAGTATTTTTCCATAAGCtaacatcttttttgttttctgttctgtttttcctttatggGGGTAGGGGCAGTGAGGGACAGGCGTAGAAGGCAGACTCAGCCCTACCAATGTGGCTGGTCACACTGAGTTTCTGTGCCCAGGTTATTTCTGTAAGCTCGTCTGTAAAGCTGTTGACATTGATTTTTAGAATCGAAACAGAATTCTAACAAACTCTGGCTTGCATGCGGCCAAAACGGAACACTGGGTCAGTGAAAAAGCCTTGCCATGGATAAGTGTATTTCTAGGGGTGGCGACGTGCAGTCACTAGGGCATGGTCCTCGGGTGCCAGCCTGGGCACCTACCCAGAGGTCTCCTCGCTCTGCACGTGCAGGGCAGACTGGGGGTTGGGGGCGGGGCGCTCCTGAGCGGCCCCGGCAGCATTTTCAATGCAGGGTTCTGGCGAGCTTAATGGAAACCACATGAAGGGTTCCCGGGAAGCAGACCAGATGGCTCCCAGCGAATGTATTTAACCCAACCTGGGgctaaaggaaaaataatgatgatgatgatggctggGTCGTGTGGGGCGCGGCTAAGGGTTAGGGTGCGACTTTGGGTTTTCTGTGCAACAGGAGCCCTGAGTTGGGGGACGGGCTGGATCAGGAGCGCAGAAGCGCCGGCTGCCAGTGGGGATCTGTTCCGGGGGGCCTTGCTCCTTGGGCGCCTTGTGCTGCGCGGCGACCGCAGGTCCGCGTGGGGACGTACGGGGAGAGGGAGGCACAGGCCTGCGGGCGGAGCCGAAGGCGGAGCAGGCAGCCGAGTCAGATTTCCTTGTCTGGAGGGAAACCTGGCCTTCTCTTCTGACTGATGGCTCTGGAAACAGAGAAGTCTTTCTCAGATGTAGAGGACAGACGGGGTGGCTCTGGGGCCCACCATGGTGGCGGTCACACCATCATTTGTGAGGTTCTTGCAGCAGAATGTGAATCTGGCGTTTACTTTAAAGGAACATTTAATTACGATTATGACAACCCCCCTTTCTATCAGCAcgcgtgtgcacgcgcgcgcacacacacacacacacacacaaacacacgtacgTACACACGTACGTACACACACgtacgtaaacacacacacacacacacacacacacacacacacacacacacacacgaaaaagaacaagggatgaaacccagggacGTTTCTCGACGGTCTTCCCTAGGTGCACACCCAACCAAACCAAGACCTCCTCGGACCTCCTGTCTTAAATGATTAAGGCAGAAACTAGGGCCCCGGGTCCGAGGCTTCGTTCTTCAAGTCAGTTGAGTATCAGCGATGAGCCTTCACTGTAATCAGAGGAATATCGATCCATCCCTGAGTCCTCCGAGGAGCCAAACTTGCTTTCGTAATCCCATTGTTGCTGCTGAAGCTGGAGGGGAAAAAATGGTCCGATTGTCAACACTTGCTCATCCGCAAAGGTCACAGTTCCCACAAAATTGGGAAATAAATTGCCTCTTTTAAACCAGACATCATTCATGAGCCCGGGCAGGCATCACTTCtgcattttcttaaaaagaaaggaaggaaggaaggaaggaaggaaggaaggaaggaaggaaggaagggagggagggagggagggagggagggagggagggagggagggagggaagggaaggaaggaagaaaggaagaaagaaagaaagaaaacccttccTGTTTGGCATAGTGCGCCTTGGTCACGAAGGACAGATCAATAGACAAGAGTTTAGAAAGGCGAGAACTCTTAGGATCACTAAGGACCTGATTAGatctgtctccccaccccaccccacctttcCCCACTTCCCTAGTCAGACAATCTTGGATGTGAATTCTCTGCATTTCAGTCCTACATAATAACTTCTTCAAGTTAAGTTCCAAGAATATAAATCATTCGAGGACGCTTACCAAAGACGCTAGTCACCAAGCAAATGTTTACAAGTAAGAGTGTTAGTGACCTGGCAGCTCGCCTGGCACTTCTCCCCTCAAAACATCAGTACCTGTTGAAGACTATTTTATGGGTGTCAGAGgggtggctcagtgcttaagagcctgactgctcttccaggggaccctggttctagtcccagcacccacatgatgggtCACATCCATTTGACCTGGAGATCTCTGAGGGCATCAGGTACACACATGGTCCACGCCAACCATTcgcacacataaagaaaataattaaaattgggATATATTACTTTACTCACAAAAGTCATGGTTGATTTTGGTCAGGATTCTAGAGTCAACATCTCTCAGATAAGTCCCCCATATTTCTTGCATgtgacagagagggaaagggaaagaaaaaaagagggagggacggggagagacagggagggccacagagggagaaagaatgctTTTGGACTGTTAGTACATCACAAAAACGTATGAAGATGTATTTAGGGGAGTGGCCAGGGAAATATCTGTCAGAGGAGAAGTATCCTTCAGCACAGCTGGGACACTGACCGGCGGTGGAATTGCCTGACCTCAGAGCAACTCTGTGCAGCAAGAGGGAATTATTTAATAGTAGTTAATCATCCTCTCAGACAGCTCCCAGGAGGAAGCTGAGAGTAATATGCTTTCAAGAAATCATCTTCCCTTCCCAGAAGTGAGCCCCAGTCCGCCAGAGAAGCAGACCCTTGACTGAATGCACAAGGAACTTTCAATGGATCCATAGCTCCTGGGGGTCCCACGTATCTCCCCCACAGCATTGCCTACCAGTGCTTATGCATTCCCTAGATCTCCAGTAGAAGCTTCATTCTTGAAGGCTACCAAGAGAATAGGCTTAGCTGTGGGACCCAAGGTGAGCCATCCACCCTTGTCCTGTTACCCAAATTTGCCAGCTTCCCTTGGTGCCCTAGACCAGCCTTCTCAAATTGacatgtgtgtataatgtataatTGGTATTCTTATGCAACTTGAATAACGTTTTAAAATGTTAGTGGTCAAGTTATTCTTTCTCCCTAATACACATAGCTACCATACCAAACTCATGACATCAGAAATATAATTACTTAGCATGAAGCTGAGTTGTTTAAATTCAACTTAAAGAAAGGTTATAATAAAAATTGTGGGATAGctaatattattgttttattttataataaacgaAGTCAGAGgcacatagaaaaaaaactttttctttgctttttaacctATTCATCAGGAATCCCTGCCAGAGAATCGCGTATAtgagtgtgagcgtgtgtgtgtgtgtgtgtgtgtgtgtttgttcatacACGTGTATGTCTGTGACATACTGTGTATgtcaggtgtttgtgtgtgtatgtgcctgtgtgtatgtgtgtatgtttctgtgtatgcatgcctgtgtatatgtggcatgtatgtttgtgtgtgtacgtatgcatgttcatgtgtgtgcgtgtacatatgtgtgtgacatttgtatgtatgtgtatctgtgtgtgcatgttcatatgtatgttattcatgtgtgtgtatttgtgtgtctctctgtgtgtaatgtgtgtgaatatgcatgcGTGTGCTTGCATATGCCAGAAAACAACTTCAGTGCTTGATTCTCAGATGCATCTACCTTGTTTCTTGAgccaaagtctctcactgggcTGCTGTTTGCCCAGTAGACTTGGCTGGCTGGCCGATGAGCCTTGGGGCTccatccaactgcctctgcttcctccgcACCAGGAATTTCAAGCCcacagcaccacacccagcttcgaCGTGAGTTCTAGGGGTTAAACTAAGGTTGCTGTGCTTCTAAGGCAAGCGCTTAATGGCTGGGCTGTCGTCACCCCCGCCAGCCCCTTCTGCCAGAATCCTAAGGCATAAAAGGACCTCATTTTAACATCTGGTTTCAGAGCACTGGGATTTGAGGAGGTCTGATCAGTCCAGTCAGAGTGCTGGTGAGGGGAGGCCATGTCAAAGAGAGCAGGGACAACAGATCCTGCGGCACAGGGTAGGCAGGTGAAAATGGAGAGACTGAGACACTCAGCACCCACGATGGGTCCCCGGCAAGGCAGATCACCTTGCATCTGTCACAAGAGGCAGAGTCCTCCAGCTCTCCGAGCCTGCGATGGGAATTGCATCCCCAGATCCTCTCTGAAGCCTGTTTCCTGAACAAGCGACAGGTCTGCACAGGACACGTGTGGAGGCCTCTCTTAGAACAGCCCACCTTTCAGCAGAGCATAAAGGAAGGCTGTTTTCTCACCAGTGCTAAGCACGCCCACACCTCCATTCCTGCACTCTGTAGACATGCCCAGGGCCCAGGGCCCAGAGCAGAATGACGAGGTACGGCTCTTACTTGTTTCAAGAGGTTTTTCCCTCTAGTCCTGTAATTCATGAGGAGCTCAAAGCCTGGCTTTGGCGGCTTCACACCTAAAGGGAGACACACACAGTACCTAAGTGCTTTAGGTAGAGCAAAGTGTACCCTGAATAAGGAGGGAAGCTGACTGGCCTCTTGCTTCCCCTGCTGAGGGCTGAACACAGTCTTGCACACACTAAGCAAATCACTCAGTTACTTAGCCGTCTTTCTGCTGGCTTTCCTTCTAGTTTGAGCGGTGgtgttgtttcttttattcttttgacgCAGGGTTTCATGTCGCCTTCGTTAGCCCTGTGCTCCtgtcttcatcctcctgcctcagcctcctaagtgctagggttatagtCATTAGTCATCCTACTATGTCTCTTTCCCCGCCTACCCCCCAGACAGGTTCTTACTGctgtggctggcctggacctcattacatagacctggctagccttgagctcacagagcggggcctgcttctgcctcctgagtgctgagactaaaggtgagCCCTCCACTCAGGCTCTTCATGCTTTTCagtttgagacagcatctcactaagCTCCCCGGCCACTCCTCAaattacaatcctcctgcctcggcctcctgaagAGCTAGGATTACATGCTATGTATGCTCCAAGGCTCGGCTTGAAATGCGCTGACATTCTGAAGCACTTTCTAAATCAGAAGGCCCAGACCCTCGCTCGCAGCCTCCCCAGCCTCAGCAGCAGCTCCCCACAATGATTGTTCCCAGAGCAGCTGAAAATCAAATGTCTGCTGGATGTGTCCCCTCCCCTGTCATAGCTAATCCTACTTCCTTCCTTCGCTGTTAGGTCTCATAAAATGAAGTGGCTAGGTAGGTCAGTGGAGCGGAGGCAGAAGTGCAGAGAGCTTTATTAAACGGCCTCTGATCCCAGAATTCACGAAAACAGCCAAGGTCACAGTCAAAACATAAACCACAAGTGGGTAGGAAAATGGCAGCTTACTGGGTGCAGGGTGGGGCACGGGGCTGGGGGAGGAACAC
This is a stretch of genomic DNA from Arvicola amphibius chromosome 15, mArvAmp1.2, whole genome shotgun sequence. It encodes these proteins:
- the C15H4orf51 gene encoding uncharacterized protein C4orf51 homolog, with translation MSHYFYLAPEILLPFSPLTSKEFELIRRKARELWQDETRWSASSVTTYAGSYRGKQPDEAACQRLAQRAGQPQFQYKPTPLPSHSAYGTLPGQAGAQEPADDKGGLPGIPRPFQNTTLHVKHKVAHQIWGSEAPCLTLPDCRTLRKCVKPPKPGFELLMNYRTRGKNLLKQLQQQQWDYESKFGSSEDSGMDRYSSDYKPSVRREGQVSLQTRKSDSAACSAFGSARRPVPPSPRTSPRGPAVAAQHKAPKEQGPPEQIPTGSRRFCAPDPARPPTQGSCCTENPKSHPNP